CTTTTACGTTTTTTGCGAAATGGGCAATTCAAATCCCGATCTACAGATTCGAAAGGTTCTTCATATTGACTTTTGAGTTAGAAATACAATACGGGCTTCTTTTTATCGCTTCTGCTCAAACTGAAAGGACGATCCAATTTGTGAATTACACACGAACTTACAGCTGTCAGAAGATAAAACAGTTCGGATTTACAAAGCCGATATTGCTGGATGAAGGACTCAGAAGATTTGCAGTCTGGTATCAAGACCAGCGGATGAAGGGTTTGCAAAACGGATGAAGATTTTAAATGTCAATATGTCGATCGACCCTGTCACCGGAGGCGGGACAGCTGAAAGAACATATCAGATGAGTATGGCTTTTGCCAAATTGGGTATTAAGAGTGTTCTCCTCACTACAAACGTTGGATTAAAACATCAAAGTATTCGAAATTTAAAAGGCATAGATATCGCAGCGCTTCCTTGTGTAAATGAACGTTATTATATTCCAAAATTTTCATACCGTAAGATCAGAAAAATTATCCATAGATCGGACATTGTTCATTTAATGAATCATTGGACGTATCTCAACGCCATAATATATCAAATGGCCGTGGGAATGAAAAAGCCCTATGTGGTTTGTCCGGCCGGGGCCCTACCGATTTATGGCAGATCGAAATTTATTAAACAAGTCTTCAATTTTGTTATCGGGAAAAGGATTATTAGAAATGCGAACGCTCATATCGCTGTCAGCATCAATGAAGTCAGTCAATATAAAAAATATGGCATTGCATCGAATCAGGTCGTTCATATACCAAACGGAATCAATGAAGAAGATTTCAAAGTTGAAGGTGTGTCCGATTTCCGTAATCAATACGGCCTTGGTGGTGCTCCTTTTATTTTATTTTTAGGACGACTGAATCATATTAAAGGGCCCGATTTACTGCTTCAGGCTTTTAATAATTTAAAAGATAAAATACAAAAATATCATCTTGTGTTTGTCGGTCCTGATGGGGGCATGCTAGCTGAACTGCGCAAAATGACTTTTACTTTCGGTATTGATGACCGGGTTCATTTTATCGGCTACTTAGGTGGAATTCAGAAAGCTCAAGCCTATCACGCTGCAGATCTGCTCGCGATTCCATCTAGGCAGGAAGCGATGTCGATCGTTGTTCTCGAAGCCGGTATTGCCGGGACACCGGCTTTAATAACGGATCAATGCGGTTTCGATGAAATCGAGCGTATCGGCGGCGGGAAAGCGGTATCTGCCTCCGTCCAAGCGCTTCAGCTTGGCCTTGAGGAGATCCTTCGGGATTCCGGACGATTAAAGGAAATGGGGGAAAAGCTTAGAATATTTGTCAGTGGAAATTATACGTGGGATGTCATCATCAATAGATACATCGATCTGTATCGTTGTATCTTGCAAAAGAAATAATTGAAGAATCCTGCAGTACCGCCTTGGCGGAACAGTCCCGCTTCAAGCGGGATTCAACCTTATGAACTTTTAATCTTTTTATGATATTCGCTCGCTAACCCCGCAGTCCCGTCCAAGGCAAGACGGGAGATGCGCTCACTGTTGCGGTTCAACTTCTTAACTGTTATTTTATGAACTACCTGTATCCGATATCGATTGCTGCTAACTCTTTTGCGATGACTTTTTTTTTTCGTTCTGCTTGGATTTATGGGCAGAACTTCGTTGGCCGCCGACATCTGCATTGTTCAGGGGGCGACATTCGCACTCTTTTTTTCATTTTCGGCAAATGCACGCAATATCATACTGAATCCCGCCACTAACAGTGCCATCAAACCAATCCTGCTGTTTCGCTTGATTCTGTCGTTGCCATTAGCTGCTGTGGCTTATTACCTGAGCGTTCATATTGCACACGTAGATGCATATCTGTCCGTTTGCCTTATTCTGAGGCGTTGCGGGGAGTGGTTGGTTGAAATAAATCTGAGCGAAATTGAATTCAAAGGATATCGCAAAAGTCCCGTTTATTTTCTATTGGTTCAATTCTTGACATTCGTATTTGCACTGTTATGGCTTTTAAAGGGACCTTTTATGCCCTTGTTGGGCGTTTTGATCTGGGCCGTACTACCGTTATTTATTACTTCAAATTTTATTTCAAATTATTTGTTGCATAAAGAATCTGTCAATATGCCGTGGCATCTTATGCTTCCGAACTTTGGATCATCTGCCATTACCGGGGTAACCGTCTATGTTTTTCGACTTTTAATCCTGCTGATCGTTGGCAAGGCGGTGGCAGGAGATTTGTTTACGGCGTTTGCGCTGGGTAGCATCTCCGGATCGATGTTTGCCTTTGCGCTCGGGCCATCGATTGCTCATTACGAAAGCCGGACAGGCGAACATATTTTACCGTTATGGATAAAAGTTGGTTTGTTTTCGATAGTTATTACAGGGCTGATAATATTTTTGGCCGCTGAATTTGAGTTTCGATTTTTATCTTTACTCGAAAAATCAAATTTTTTTTGGAAAACTGCCGGTCTGTCTCTTGTCGGCGGCGGGTTGATGATTTTAGCCCAGCGTATTCGCATTCATATTCTTCAGCACTATGAGGGGCAGGATGTGTTCGGCCCGGACCTTTTATCCAATTTAACGATTTTATTCATTGTTCCGGTTTCATACTATCTGGTCGGGAAAGAGGCGCTGAAAGGATTGTTTCTATTCAATGCGATCACGGCATTTCTTTTCTACAAGAGCGCGAAAGATGGTTTGCTTTCAAAACATTTTAATGTACTGAGATTAAATGAAAAAGTGTTAAACAACCTAATCGCGGCTCTTCTGATTTTTCCGTTATTTATTCAGCTTAGCGGTAAAGTTTTTAATGACCCTTCATATGTTTTCGTAACCATGGGAGTTTTAGATCGAGTGCCGCTTCCGGTTTCACTTCTCGGGTGTTTTGGGGGCATCTTTATTCTGGGTAAATATAGACGGTCGCAAATATCTTTGAGCGTAATTTTTATGACCTTCGTTATCATGCTCTGTGCAGCGATAAATTCTACAATCGAACAATCCGACAATGAAAAAAATAAAATACTATTGATGCTCCAGTTTATCCTTCCGATGTTTGGATTGGTACTCGGACAAATGTTTGAAAATAATAACAAGCCGAGTTTGTGTTTTGAAAAGGTCGGCATTTTGG
This is a stretch of genomic DNA from Desulfobacterales bacterium. It encodes these proteins:
- a CDS encoding glycosyltransferase — protein: MKILNVNMSIDPVTGGGTAERTYQMSMAFAKLGIKSVLLTTNVGLKHQSIRNLKGIDIAALPCVNERYYIPKFSYRKIRKIIHRSDIVHLMNHWTYLNAIIYQMAVGMKKPYVVCPAGALPIYGRSKFIKQVFNFVIGKRIIRNANAHIAVSINEVSQYKKYGIASNQVVHIPNGINEEDFKVEGVSDFRNQYGLGGAPFILFLGRLNHIKGPDLLLQAFNNLKDKIQKYHLVFVGPDGGMLAELRKMTFTFGIDDRVHFIGYLGGIQKAQAYHAADLLAIPSRQEAMSIVVLEAGIAGTPALITDQCGFDEIERIGGGKAVSASVQALQLGLEEILRDSGRLKEMGEKLRIFVSGNYTWDVIINRYIDLYRCILQKK